One genomic region from Rosa rugosa chromosome 1, drRosRugo1.1, whole genome shotgun sequence encodes:
- the LOC133725551 gene encoding AT-rich interactive domain-containing protein 4, with translation MFHAQGTCSVLVVTCGEISEDKRGKDIPEDKLRYPFPELVSSGRLEVQTLTNPSKEEFCKLLESYKPNLVYLRGEQLENDEVGSLAWRDADLSTAESISDIFDATLPTTVYLEVPNGEELAVALQSKGIPYVIYWKDAFSTYAASHFRHALLSVVQSSSTHTWDAFQLAHASFRLYCVQNNHVVRANLDKSSAELGPCILGEHLKISVDPPEADMEEDEEGATGSLPAIKIHDDDVSLRFLVCGQPSTLDAGILEPLEDGLNALLNIEMRGSKLHGKFSAPPPPLQAGTFSRGVVTMRCDISTCSSAHISLLVSGSAQTCFDDQLLENHIKHEVIEMNQLVHALPNNDANKLPLAEPRKSAAIACGATVFEVSMKVPVWASQVLRQLAPDVSYHSLVALGIASIQGLPVASFEKDDADRLLFFCSSRGKDSKSNDFFVSSPPAWLRPPAPSKKRSRPCQETIPGFRGSQALPNLAASKVEENEKGLGAVNGFSTPLLPARQRLKTAAMRPIPHVRRPKMTPFSGISEVNGHDGSQVVKAHLPPVPPTKLNIVGLTPTTQRKSYSSSSQAKQIISLNPLPLKKHGCGRGPIHSCLEEEFLKDVMQFLLLRGHNRLIPQGGLTEFPDAILNGKRLDLYNLYKEVVTRGGFHVGNGINWKGQIFSKMRNYTMTNRMTGVGNTLKRHYETYLLEYELAHDDVDGECCLLCHSSAAGDWVNCGICGEWAHFGCDRRQGLGAFKDYAKTDGLEYICPHCSISNFKKKPQKVTNGFPQGSTLSRPL, from the exons ATGTTTCATGCTCAGGGAACTTGTAGTGTTCTTGTGGTCACTTGTGGAGAGATTTCGGAAGATAAACGTGGTAAGGACATTCCGGAGGATAAGCTGAGGTACCCGTTTCCGGAGTTGGTATCTTCAGGGCGTTTGGAG GTTCAAACTCTGACTAACCCAAGCAAAGAGGAGTTTTGTAAATTGCTTGAATCGTATAAGCCGAATCTTGTATACTTGCGAGGAGAGCAGCTTGAAAATGATGAAGTTGGTTCTCTTGCCTGGAGAGATGCTGATTTGTCAACTGCTGAATCTATATCCGACATCTTTGATGCCACATTGCCTACAACC GTTTATTTGGAGGTTCCAAATGGCGAAGAATTGGCAGTGGCACTTCAATCAAAG GGAATTCCTTACGTGATATATTGGAAAGATGCATTTTCTACTTATGCTGCTTCCCACTTTCGACATGCTTTACTTTCAGTGGTACAAAG TTCATCAACTCATACATGGGATGCTTTCCAACTTGCACATGCTTCCTTTAGGCTCTACTGTGTACAAAACAACCATGTTGTTCGTGCTAACTTAGATAAATCCAGTGCTGAGCTGGGCCCGTGCATTCTTGGTGAGCATTTGAAAATTAGTGTTGACCCCCCTGAAGCTGATatggaggaagatgaagaaggtGCTACGGGTTCCCTTCCCGCTATAAAGATACACGATGATGATGTGAGCTTGAGATTTCTTGTTTGTGGGCAGCCCTCCACATTG GATGCAGGCATATTAGAACCATTGGAGGATGGTCTCAATGCCCTTCTAAACATCGAA ATGCGTGGAAGTAAGCTTCATGGCAAGTTTAG TGCTCCTCCGCCACCTCTTCAGGCTGGCACATTTTCTCGTGGTGTTGTGACTATGCGATGTGATATATCAACTTGTAGTTCTGCTCACATATCACTTCTTGTGTCGGGTAGTGCACAAACTTGCTTCGATGATCAG CTCTTGGAGAACCATATAAAGCATGAAGTCATTGAGATGAATCAACTAGTACATGCACTCCCAAACAATGATGCAAACAAATTACCTCTAGCGGAACCACGAAAATCTGCCGCAATTGCCTGTGGAGCTACAGTATTTGAAGTTAGCATGAAGGTTCCTGTATGGGCTTCACAG GTTTTGAGGCAGCTTGCACCTGATGTTTCTTATCATAGTTTAGTTGCACTTGGAATCGCCAGCATTCAGGGGTTACCAGTTGCTTCTTTTGAGAAAGATGATGCTGACCGCCTTCTTTTCTTCTGTTCAAGTCGAGGGAAAGACAGCAAGTCAAATGATTTCTTTGTTAGCAGCCCTCCTGCTTGGTTGAGACCACCTGCTCCTAGTAAGAAGAGATCTCGCCCATGCCAAGAGACAATCCCAGGCTTTCGTGGCAGCCAGGCGCTTCCAAATCTAGCTGCTTCTAAAGTAgaggaaaatgaaaaaggaCTTGGAGCAGTGAATGGATTTAGCACACCATTGCTCCCGGCCAGGCAAAGATTAAAAACAGCTGCCATGCGGCCCATTCCTCATGTTCGTCGTCCTAAAATGACACCATTTTCTGGAATTTCTGAGGTAAATGGGCATGATGGAAGCCAGGTGGTGAAGGCTCATCTACCTCCTGTTCCACCCACAAAGCTCAATATTGTTGGATTGACTCCTACAACGCAACGAAAGTCGTACTCCAGCTCATCACAAGCTAAGCAGATTATTTCCTTGAATCCTCTGCCTTTAAAGAAACATGGTTGTGGTCGAGGCCCGATACATTCTTGCTTAGAG GAGGAGTTTTTGAAGGATGTAATGCAGTTTCTACTCCTCCGTGGACATAATCGACTCATTCCACAGGGTGGACTGACTGAGTTTCCAGATGCCATTCTCAATGGAAAACGTCTTGACCTCTACAACTTGTATAAAGAG GTGGTTACCAGAGGAGGCTTTCATGTTGGCAATGGCATCAACTGGAAAGGACAGATCTTTTCGAAGATGCGCAACTACACAATGACCAATAGAATGACT GGTGTTGGAAATACACTTAAAAGACATTACGAAACCTACCTTCTTGAATATGAGTTGGCTCATGATGATGTGGATGGAGAGTGTTGCTTATTGTGTCACAG TAGCGCAGCAGGGGATTGGGTAAACTGTGGAATATGTGGTGAGTGGGCCCACTTTGGCTGTGACAGAAGACAGGGTCTTGGTGCCTTTAAG GATTATGCAAAAACAGATGGGCTGGAATACATTTGTCCGCATTGCAGTATTAGCAACTTCAAGAAGAAACCGCAGAAAGTCACAAATGGATTTCCCCAAGGCTCAACACTATCACGGCCACTGTAA
- the LOC133741937 gene encoding agamous-like MADS-box protein AGL62 produces MAEPNNNNVLLSPVDESNNNNVLPPPVKKTKGRRRVEIKKVEAASNRHVTFSKRKKGLFNKAAELSLLTGAETAAIVVSGNGRMFGFGSSSCDAVIHRYLAESNPQAAREPDRRNKNDAVNSANLAKLRQQLLEARRQLEEEKKLAVMIQQRKQVAAVAGPAELWWEEEMIDQNPKELESYSEALHRLKSDVERRAQQKIMNLPCSYTSLMDGRVVMGENFMNNNNTNMNNM; encoded by the coding sequence ATGGCTGAACCAAACAATAACAATGTACTGCTTTCCCCTGTGGATGAATCGAATAATAACAATGTACTGCCACCGCCGGTGAAGAAAACCAAAGGCCGAAGAAGGGTGGAAATCAAGAAGGTGGAAGCAGCCAGCAACCGCCATGTCACCTTCTCGAAGCGCAAGAAGGGCCTTTTCAACAAGGCAGCCGAACTGAGCCTCTTGACCGGCGCAGAAACCGCAGCGATAGTAGTCTCCGGCAATGGCAGGATGTTCGGTTTCGGCAGCTCCAGTTGCGACGCCGTCATCCACCGTTACCTTGCAGAGAGCAACCCTCAAGCAGCAAGAGAGCCGGATCGTCGCAACAAAAACGACGCCGTGAACTCGGCCAATTTGGCAAAGCTGAGGCAGCAGTTATTAGAGGCCCGGAGGCAgctggaggaggagaagaagctgGCGGTGATGATACAGCAGAGGAAACAGGTGGCGGCAGTGGCGGGACCTGCCGAGTTGTGGTGGGAGGAGGAGATGATAGATCAAAATCCGAAGGAGTTGGAGAGTTACTCTGAGGCGTTGCATAGGCTGAAGAGTGATGTGGAGAGGAGAGCTCAGCAGAAGATTATGAATCTTCCATGCAGCTATACGTCGCTAATGGATGGTAGAGTTGTCATGGGTGAGAATTTTATGAACAATAATAATACCAATATGAACAATATGTAG
- the LOC133730838 gene encoding E3 ubiquitin-protein ligase RSL1, translating to MDGASSSSSHPNISDDHHLVDDFYFSALHDDQEVFPISDEKYAQELQLQEALMSSALSFRVPISNEQVAVETPFEILKGQSSSSGSFCMICMDVKPSGEMFTNNGCNHSFCTDCIGRYVGTKIQESISMVKCPDVKCKGVLEPVSCRSFIPQQVFERWESALCESFVLGSQKFYCPFKDCSAMLVDDGGEVVTASECPNCRRLFCAQCRVVWHAGIDCSEFQRLSRDERGMEDIMVMELAKKQQWRRCPRCKFYVEKTAGCSHITCRCGFEFFYGCGSNWSNCHGCRAN from the exons ATGGATGGGGCATCATCAAGCAGCTCTCATCCTAATATTTCTGATGATCATCATTTGGTTGATGATTTCTACTTCTCAGCTCTACATGATGACCAAGAAGTATTTCCCATCTCTGATGAGAAATATGCCCAAGAGTTGCAGCTTCAAGAGGCCCTCATGTCCTCTGCACTCTCTTTCAGAGTCCCAATTAGTAATGAACAAGTTGCAGTGGAAACACCCTTTGAAATACTAAAGGGACAATCTTCTAGCTCTGGAAGTTTCTGCATGATCTGTATGGATGTGAAGCCAAGTGGAGAAATGTTCACAAACAATGGCTGCAACCACTCATTCTGCACCGATTGCATTGGAAGGTATGTTGGGACTAAGATTCAGGAGAGCATTTCAATGGTGAAGTGTCCTGATGTGAAATGCAAAGGGGTATTGGAGCCAGTG TCATGTAGGTCATTTATTCCTCAGCAAGTGTTTGAAAGATGGGAAAGTGCTCTTTGTGAGTCCTTTGTTTTGGGTTCACAGAAATTTTACTGCCCTTTTAAGGACTGCTCAGCGATGCTTGTGGATGATGGAGGGGAAGTTGTGACTGCTTCGGAGTGCCCCAACTGCCGGAGACTCTTTTGTGCTCAATGCAGGGTTGTGTGGCATGCAGGGATTGATTGTAGTGAGTTTCAGAGGTTGAGTAGGGATGAAAGAGGGATGGAAGATATCATGGTGATGGAACTTGCTAAGAAACAGCAATGGAGGAGATGCCCAAGGTGCAAGTTCTATGTGGAGAAGACTGCTGGCTGCTCACACATTACTTGCAG GTGTGGATTCGAATTTTTCTATGGCTGTGGATCCAATTGGAGTAATTGCCATGGATGTAGAGCGAACTGA